The following coding sequences are from one Paenibacillus tundrae window:
- a CDS encoding succinate dehydrogenase cytochrome b558 subunit produces MKGFYSRKLHSLLGVIPLSLFFLEHLVTNFTAVEGGTEGFYKAVAFLNGLPLVIVIEATLIWLPLFFHGVYGLYIAYQAKPNVGRYGNERNWRYTLQRISGVITFVFVIWHVWETRVQIALGNVTHEEIGGVIHDAVTNPITFAIYMISVVAASYHFANGLWSFLVSWGITVGPRAQRVSSYVCMSLFGIVSIMFIASLFAFRSIDFQVATSMIDAVKSVLI; encoded by the coding sequence ATGAAAGGGTTTTACTCCAGAAAGCTGCACTCCTTGCTCGGCGTCATTCCGCTCAGTTTGTTTTTTCTTGAGCATTTGGTGACAAACTTCACAGCAGTTGAAGGCGGCACAGAAGGGTTTTACAAAGCTGTTGCATTTCTGAATGGCTTGCCTCTGGTTATTGTTATTGAGGCTACACTCATTTGGCTGCCGTTGTTCTTTCACGGTGTTTACGGTCTTTATATTGCCTATCAGGCCAAGCCTAACGTGGGTAGGTACGGCAATGAACGTAACTGGCGCTACACCTTGCAGCGGATCAGTGGTGTCATTACGTTTGTATTCGTTATCTGGCACGTATGGGAGACGCGTGTACAAATTGCGCTGGGTAACGTAACACATGAAGAGATTGGCGGCGTCATTCATGATGCTGTGACGAACCCGATAACCTTTGCTATATATATGATCAGCGTGGTTGCGGCGTCATATCACTTTGCCAATGGCCTGTGGTCGTTCCTCGTTAGCTGGGGGATTACAGTTGGTCCGCGTGCACAGCGTGTATCCTCTTACGTATGCATGAGCTTGTTCGGTATTGTTTCTATCATGTTTATTGCTTCATTATTTGCTTTCCGTAGCATTGATTTCCAAGTTGCAACTTCAATGATTGACGCAGTTAAATCAGTTCTGATCTAA
- the sdhA gene encoding succinate dehydrogenase flavoprotein subunit: protein MASSNVIIVGGGLAGLMAAIKSAEAGVHVHLFSLVPVKRSHSVCAQGGINGAVNTKGEGDSPWVHFDDTVYGGDFLANQPPVKAMCEAAPGIIHLMDRMGVMFNRTPEGLLDFRRFGGTKHHRTAFAGATTGQQLLYALDEQVRRWEAAGLVTKYENWEFLQAVVDDEGVCRGIVAQDLKTMKVQTFPAEAVILASGGPGIIFGKTTNSVINTGTAASAVYQQGVNYANGEFIQIHPTAIPGDDKLRLMSESARGEGGRIWTYKDGKPWYFLEEKYPSYGNLVPRDIATREIFSVCVDMGLGVNGENMVYLDLSHKDPKELDVKLGGIIEIYEKFMGDDPRKIPMKIFPAVHYSMGGMWVDYNQMTNIPGLFAAGECEYQYHGANRLGANSLVSAIYGGMVAGPKAAEYIKGLKKSSADISSSVFDNYTKQQTNKYEGIMKMQGNENAYVIHKELGEWMTANMTVVRYNDKLEATIGKIKELKERYGKINMYDTSGWNNPGAAFTRQLWNMLELAEAMTLGALLRNESRGAHYKPEFTERNDEEFLKTTIASWSKEGPQISYEPVDVSLIPPRIRDYSKD, encoded by the coding sequence ATGGCATCATCTAATGTAATTATTGTGGGCGGCGGTCTCGCAGGTTTGATGGCGGCGATCAAATCGGCTGAAGCCGGAGTTCATGTTCATTTATTTTCACTAGTACCAGTTAAAAGATCTCACTCCGTATGTGCCCAAGGCGGTATCAACGGTGCGGTAAATACCAAGGGTGAGGGAGATTCTCCTTGGGTCCACTTTGACGATACGGTATATGGCGGCGACTTCCTCGCGAACCAGCCACCAGTTAAGGCGATGTGTGAAGCAGCGCCAGGCATCATCCACTTGATGGACAGAATGGGCGTTATGTTTAACCGGACACCGGAAGGTTTGCTTGATTTCCGTCGTTTCGGAGGTACGAAGCATCACCGTACAGCATTCGCAGGAGCAACGACAGGACAACAGTTGCTGTATGCTCTAGACGAGCAGGTGCGTCGCTGGGAAGCAGCGGGGCTAGTTACGAAGTATGAGAACTGGGAATTCCTACAGGCTGTTGTCGATGATGAAGGTGTGTGCCGAGGCATTGTAGCACAAGACCTGAAAACGATGAAGGTTCAGACCTTCCCGGCCGAAGCAGTTATTCTTGCGAGCGGTGGCCCAGGTATCATTTTCGGAAAAACAACTAACTCCGTAATTAACACAGGTACAGCGGCAAGTGCCGTGTATCAACAAGGTGTAAATTACGCAAACGGTGAGTTCATTCAGATTCACCCAACGGCTATTCCGGGTGATGACAAGCTTCGTCTTATGTCAGAATCTGCACGTGGTGAAGGTGGACGGATCTGGACATATAAAGACGGTAAGCCATGGTACTTCCTTGAAGAGAAGTATCCATCCTATGGTAACCTTGTACCGCGTGACATCGCGACTCGTGAAATCTTCAGCGTCTGCGTAGATATGGGTCTTGGGGTCAATGGCGAGAACATGGTATACCTCGATCTGTCCCACAAAGATCCTAAAGAGCTGGATGTGAAGCTCGGTGGAATTATCGAGATCTATGAGAAGTTCATGGGTGACGATCCACGTAAAATCCCTATGAAAATCTTCCCGGCAGTCCACTATTCCATGGGCGGTATGTGGGTAGATTACAACCAAATGACTAACATTCCGGGACTGTTTGCAGCAGGTGAGTGTGAGTATCAATACCACGGAGCGAACCGACTTGGTGCAAACTCTCTGGTGTCGGCCATTTACGGCGGTATGGTCGCTGGACCAAAAGCGGCTGAATATATCAAAGGACTCAAAAAATCGTCTGCTGATATTTCTTCCTCCGTCTTCGATAACTATACGAAACAACAAACGAATAAATACGAAGGCATCATGAAGATGCAAGGTAATGAGAATGCTTACGTTATTCATAAAGAGCTTGGCGAGTGGATGACAGCCAACATGACGGTTGTGCGTTACAATGACAAGCTTGAAGCAACCATTGGCAAGATCAAGGAATTGAAAGAACGTTATGGCAAAATCAACATGTATGACACTTCAGGTTGGAATAACCCTGGTGCGGCATTTACCCGCCAGTTGTGGAACATGCTTGAATTGGCTGAAGCCATGACGCTGGGCGCATTGTTGCGTAACGAAAGCCGCGGCGCGCATTACAAACCTGAGTTTACGGAACGTAACGATGAGGAGTTCCTCAAAACGACCATCGCAAGCTGGTCGAAGGAAGGTCCACAAATCTCGTACGAGCCAGTAGACGTTTCCCTGATCCCACCACGGATCCGTGACTACTCCAAAGATTAA
- the sdhB gene encoding succinate dehydrogenase iron-sulfur subunit — protein MAEPATANKTVKFIITRQDSPESASYNEEFELPYRPNMNVISALMEIQRNPVNTEGKSIAPVCWESNCLEEVCGACSMVINGKPRQACAALIDKLEQPVRIEPMKTFPVVRDLVIDRNRMFNALKRVKAWIPIDGTYDLGPGPRMPEKKRQWAYELSKCMTCGVCLEACPNVNEKTDFIGPAALSQVRLFNAHPTGEMNAEDRLEALMEDGGIEGCGNSQNCVQSCPKGIPLTTSIAEMNKQTTKHMFKRWLGV, from the coding sequence ATGGCGGAACCAGCAACAGCGAACAAAACCGTCAAGTTTATCATCACACGTCAGGATAGCCCAGAATCAGCTTCGTATAACGAAGAGTTCGAACTTCCGTACCGTCCCAATATGAATGTGATCAGCGCCCTGATGGAGATTCAGCGGAACCCTGTTAATACAGAGGGTAAGTCGATTGCTCCAGTATGTTGGGAATCGAACTGTCTGGAAGAGGTTTGTGGAGCATGCTCTATGGTGATCAACGGTAAGCCGCGCCAAGCGTGTGCTGCATTGATCGATAAGTTGGAGCAACCGGTTCGTATTGAACCAATGAAAACATTCCCTGTGGTGCGTGACCTCGTCATTGACCGTAACCGGATGTTTAACGCCCTGAAACGGGTAAAAGCATGGATTCCAATTGACGGTACCTATGATCTCGGTCCAGGTCCGCGTATGCCAGAGAAGAAGCGTCAATGGGCATATGAATTATCCAAATGTATGACATGCGGTGTTTGCTTGGAAGCTTGTCCTAACGTGAACGAAAAGACAGATTTTATCGGACCAGCAGCACTTTCACAAGTGCGTCTGTTCAACGCTCACCCAACAGGTGAGATGAACGCCGAGGATCGTCTGGAAGCGTTGATGGAGGATGGAGGAATCGAGGGCTGCGGTAACTCACAGAACTGTGTGCAATCCTGTCCTAAGGGCATTCCATTGACAACTTCTATTGCGGAAATGAACAAACAAACAACGAAACATATGTTCAAACGTTGGTTGGGCGTATAA
- a CDS encoding TrkH family potassium uptake protein, which produces MKLNVQWLNLSPPRILVLGFAGIILLGTLLLMLPASSQSGEGLPFIDALFTATSAVCVTGLVVVDTGTHFSVLGQVIIALLIQIGGLGFMTMATLVAIAFKRRISLRERLILQEAMNQNTMEGIVRLIRKVVAYSLIIEVVCGTLFTIRWSFDMPLGQAMYYGYWHAISLFNNAGFDMFGDFRSLTSYVYDPLVNFTAMFLIISGGIGFVVLSDLIDYHKTRKISLHSKVVLLTTGLLIILGALVIFVFEFNNPRTLGGLNWGGKILGSFFQSVTPRTAGANTVDIAGLRQATQFFMIILMFIGASPGSTGGGIKTTTFMIMIGAVIAMMRGREDIVFFRYRLVQERIFKALTITLLALLLIITVTMILSTTEDSSFLMILFETTSAFGTVGLSMGLTLKLTTFGKLLICFTMFAGRLGPITLAYALGQKKGKELYRYPEGKMIIG; this is translated from the coding sequence GTGAAATTAAATGTTCAATGGCTGAACCTATCCCCGCCTCGAATTCTGGTGCTTGGCTTTGCTGGGATTATTCTGCTAGGAACATTACTGTTGATGCTTCCAGCATCGAGTCAGAGCGGGGAAGGCCTTCCATTTATTGATGCACTATTCACCGCAACATCGGCCGTATGTGTGACTGGGCTGGTAGTTGTAGACACAGGTACTCATTTCTCCGTGCTTGGGCAAGTCATTATAGCTTTGTTGATTCAGATCGGTGGACTCGGCTTCATGACGATGGCCACACTCGTGGCTATTGCATTTAAACGTAGAATTTCTTTGCGGGAACGGCTTATTTTGCAGGAAGCGATGAACCAGAACACGATGGAAGGTATTGTAAGGCTTATTCGTAAAGTCGTGGCATATTCTCTCATTATTGAAGTGGTATGCGGCACATTATTCACCATTCGATGGTCATTTGATATGCCACTAGGTCAAGCTATGTATTACGGGTATTGGCATGCGATCTCTCTTTTTAATAACGCGGGATTTGATATGTTTGGTGATTTTCGCAGTTTGACGAGTTATGTCTATGATCCGTTGGTGAACTTTACGGCAATGTTCCTGATTATTTCAGGGGGAATTGGCTTTGTGGTATTGTCCGACCTGATTGATTACCACAAGACACGTAAGATCTCGTTGCACTCCAAGGTTGTACTGTTAACGACGGGTCTACTTATTATATTGGGAGCTTTAGTGATCTTTGTCTTCGAATTCAACAATCCGCGAACACTTGGTGGGCTGAATTGGGGTGGCAAAATTCTCGGTTCGTTCTTTCAATCGGTCACACCTCGAACAGCTGGTGCTAATACGGTGGATATTGCCGGTTTGAGGCAGGCAACGCAATTTTTCATGATTATATTAATGTTTATTGGGGCATCCCCTGGTTCAACAGGGGGCGGAATTAAGACAACTACGTTCATGATTATGATCGGTGCGGTGATTGCCATGATGCGTGGTCGGGAGGATATCGTCTTCTTTAGATACAGGCTAGTACAGGAGCGGATCTTCAAAGCACTTACGATCACACTGCTTGCGCTGCTGCTCATTATAACGGTAACGATGATACTGAGCACCACAGAGGATAGTAGTTTCTTAATGATTTTATTTGAGACGACATCGGCCTTTGGCACCGTAGGTTTATCCATGGGACTTACACTGAAGCTGACCACATTTGGCAAGCTATTAATTTGTTTTACCATGTTTGCAGGCCGACTCGGGCCGATTACGCTAGCGTATGCACTTGGGCAGAAAAAGGGTAAAGAGTTATACAGGTACCCGGAAGGCAAAATGATTATTGGATAA
- a CDS encoding potassium channel family protein has product MKKQQFAVIGLGRFGSSLAQELMELGYEVLGIDKNEEVVEDISELVTHAVVADATDEEVLRSLGIRNFDCGIVAIGDDIQTSILTAILLKELGVKTVVAKAISVLHGRALDKLGIDRVVYPERDMGVRVAHQLVTPNLLDYIELSNNYSIVEMKVPDCLHNKTLSSLNARVRFGCSIVALQKEAGVVIAPTALDSLHTGDIMVIIGTNDNIERFEEEVISQED; this is encoded by the coding sequence ATGAAAAAACAGCAGTTTGCAGTGATTGGGCTTGGACGGTTTGGCTCCAGCTTGGCACAGGAATTAATGGAACTTGGTTATGAGGTTCTCGGTATTGACAAAAACGAAGAGGTTGTCGAAGATATCAGTGAATTGGTTACACATGCCGTTGTAGCTGATGCAACAGATGAGGAAGTGCTGCGCTCCCTCGGAATCCGGAATTTCGACTGTGGTATCGTAGCCATTGGGGACGATATTCAGACAAGTATCCTGACTGCGATTTTGTTAAAAGAGCTGGGTGTAAAAACGGTGGTGGCAAAAGCTATCTCTGTTCTTCATGGCCGTGCGCTGGATAAACTCGGCATCGACCGTGTCGTATATCCTGAACGGGATATGGGAGTACGGGTTGCCCATCAGCTGGTTACTCCGAATCTGCTGGATTACATCGAGCTATCCAATAACTACAGCATTGTTGAAATGAAAGTTCCTGACTGCCTGCATAACAAGACGCTGTCCTCACTGAATGCGCGTGTGCGCTTTGGATGCAGCATTGTTGCGTTGCAGAAGGAGGCAGGCGTTGTCATCGCTCCAACAGCGCTAGACTCCCTCCACACTGGGGATATTATGGTTATTATCGGTACCAACGACAATATCGAGCGCTTCGAAGAAGAAGTAATTAGCCAGGAGGATTAA
- a CDS encoding CPBP family intramembrane glutamic endopeptidase — translation MNPLGQPLELKANFKRLGLLAAIGLILFFVFQIFPATSSQTTDITSTPVISKEQATQSARSFAASVADYTLPSSEEEPLVTYQTHSDIYGYMTKTKQLDAYNKQWETTYPYDVYRVRLVDNDRGGYLNVDVHMKTGKVVGFTRELPSSLYASANVEEDQQKRNATIRVAEGNISLEQKERLASGILTEFGYEIPKLQLDTQDGDGGLKYTDLDKQIGDSHLELNFTFESGAVRSFEAVFSVPDSHTQYVKDQTRQANYMTYGGYAFLTFVLGVLAIIYSILTRAHTSFKRGIILSLIYFAASVIGTLNMLPLLKSQGLNSFMLSFLMIFQIGITLVMSATIYLSLVAGDGMWRKIGLNPWPRAKEPGYGKYVLHSMYTGYLWALILLGVQSILFFILERSIGTWSTTSADQSTYNMSYAWLFPIMAWMAGIGEETVYRLFGIRMMQKIVRNTFIACLIPTIIWALGHTLYPIYPVITRPIELTVIGLLFSFIMLRHGFIAVVFSHVIFNSLLMGLSLVFMGDAFNVSAGIFWIVLPAIVGYIIYKCNPNKKEKPYVTTPHHEVLQ, via the coding sequence ATGAATCCCTTAGGGCAGCCTTTAGAACTCAAAGCGAACTTTAAGCGTTTAGGGTTGCTTGCGGCGATCGGCCTGATTCTGTTTTTCGTTTTTCAGATTTTTCCAGCTACCTCATCTCAAACGACAGACATCACGTCCACACCCGTTATAAGCAAGGAACAAGCAACTCAGTCAGCAAGGTCATTTGCTGCTTCCGTAGCCGATTATACCCTTCCTAGCAGTGAGGAAGAGCCTCTGGTAACGTACCAGACCCATTCGGATATATACGGTTATATGACCAAAACGAAGCAGTTAGATGCTTACAATAAGCAATGGGAGACTACCTATCCTTATGATGTATACCGCGTACGTTTGGTAGATAACGATCGAGGCGGTTACTTAAATGTCGACGTACATATGAAGACTGGCAAAGTGGTCGGATTTACCCGCGAACTTCCTTCTTCCCTCTACGCTTCGGCTAATGTTGAAGAGGATCAACAGAAACGCAATGCGACCATTCGTGTGGCTGAAGGAAATATATCTTTAGAACAGAAAGAACGTCTTGCATCAGGTATACTCACCGAATTCGGATATGAAATTCCCAAGCTCCAGTTAGATACACAGGACGGAGATGGTGGACTTAAATATACGGATCTAGATAAACAAATCGGGGACTCCCATCTAGAGTTAAACTTTACGTTTGAAAGTGGTGCGGTTCGTTCCTTTGAAGCTGTGTTCTCCGTGCCTGACTCCCATACCCAGTATGTAAAAGATCAGACACGTCAGGCTAACTACATGACGTATGGTGGATACGCATTTTTGACGTTTGTACTCGGCGTACTGGCGATCATCTACAGTATTCTAACAAGAGCACACACTTCATTTAAGAGAGGCATTATCTTATCCTTGATTTACTTTGCAGCTTCCGTCATTGGTACGTTGAACATGCTGCCACTCTTAAAATCTCAAGGATTAAACAGCTTCATGCTCAGCTTCCTCATGATTTTTCAGATTGGAATCACGCTCGTCATGAGTGCCACGATCTATCTATCGCTCGTTGCAGGTGATGGAATGTGGAGAAAAATCGGGCTGAACCCTTGGCCTCGTGCCAAAGAACCGGGATATGGTAAATATGTACTTCACAGTATGTATACAGGTTATCTGTGGGCACTGATCTTGCTTGGCGTGCAGTCCATTCTCTTCTTCATCTTAGAGCGGAGTATTGGAACGTGGTCAACCACATCTGCTGATCAATCCACATACAATATGAGCTATGCATGGCTCTTCCCAATCATGGCTTGGATGGCAGGGATCGGAGAAGAGACCGTCTATCGTTTATTCGGTATCCGCATGATGCAGAAGATCGTGCGTAACACCTTTATCGCTTGTCTCATTCCGACCATCATCTGGGCGTTGGGACATACCTTGTATCCGATCTATCCGGTTATTACACGTCCAATTGAATTAACTGTTATTGGACTTCTGTTCAGTTTCATTATGCTACGTCATGGCTTTATCGCGGTTGTCTTCAGCCATGTGATATTCAACAGCCTCTTGATGGGTCTAAGCCTTGTCTTCATGGGCGACGCCTTCAACGTTTCAGCAGGTATCTTCTGGATTGTACTTCCTGCAATCGTGGGTTATATCATCTATAAATGTAATCCAAACAAAAAAGAGAAGCCGTATGTCACGACTCCTCATCACGAAGTGCTGCAATAA
- a CDS encoding LysR family transcriptional regulator, producing MFEDLNAFAAVVEQSSLNRASKLLNLSQPALSRKIAKLEDELGVALFHRRGKRLELTSVGQLAYTFAVEQKQQQQKFLNMLAQYKDEEQSTITLGASLTTLQTTLPPLVNAFMEKHPNAELKLLTGKTHEIVSFVRDKKADVGIVASSINEAGLNCIPLFDDHLELVVPLTHPLSGREADMEDLHELPMITFSKGTWYRKLTDDLFHRCAVMPDIRMEIDSFEAIVRLLPTCKAAALLPKSYLRPQLLADNDLVSVYLPELQQTRRTTSMIYGHKEDLSKTSRQWVKETAALFTAKTPLSSKRTTTP from the coding sequence ATGTTTGAGGACTTAAACGCCTTTGCGGCGGTCGTGGAACAATCAAGTCTAAACCGTGCATCCAAGCTGTTGAACCTATCACAGCCCGCTCTTTCTCGTAAAATTGCTAAATTAGAGGATGAACTCGGGGTAGCTCTCTTTCATCGTCGGGGTAAACGGCTTGAATTAACAAGCGTGGGGCAGCTCGCCTATACTTTTGCCGTTGAACAGAAACAACAGCAACAGAAGTTCCTAAACATGCTTGCCCAGTACAAAGACGAGGAGCAGAGCACGATCACTCTAGGAGCCAGCCTAACCACCCTTCAAACGACGTTGCCCCCTCTGGTCAATGCATTTATGGAGAAACATCCAAACGCAGAGCTTAAGCTGTTAACGGGTAAAACCCATGAAATTGTCTCTTTTGTCCGTGATAAAAAAGCCGATGTTGGTATTGTCGCTTCTTCCATTAATGAAGCAGGGTTAAACTGCATTCCGCTCTTTGATGACCATCTAGAGCTTGTTGTCCCCTTAACTCATCCGTTGTCTGGACGTGAAGCAGATATGGAGGACTTGCACGAACTACCGATGATCACCTTTTCTAAAGGCACATGGTATCGCAAACTAACAGACGACTTGTTCCACCGCTGTGCTGTTATGCCTGATATTCGTATGGAGATCGATTCCTTCGAAGCGATCGTGCGTCTATTACCTACATGCAAAGCGGCTGCTCTTCTACCCAAATCATATCTTCGTCCCCAACTGCTTGCGGACAACGACCTGGTATCTGTTTATCTACCTGAGTTGCAGCAAACTAGGCGAACCACGAGCATGATCTATGGGCACAAGGAAGATCTCAGCAAGACATCCAGACAGTGGGTAAAAGAAACGGCTGCGCTATTTACAGCAAAGACGCCGCTATCCTCTAAGAGAACAACGACGCCTTAG
- a CDS encoding metallophosphoesterase, translating into MARVPYKSNKGTPIRRGVDKNETEQPLFPGQEKDHDPSRRSTKLRTILMTAIATVFTGGYALWEPRRVEVKQVQLNLPKLPGAFDGLRLIQFSDAHIGFHTGVKQIEKLAVMIQEQQPDLICFTGDIVERDAEPMRECIPALSSMHAKFGKFAIFGNHDYRGKQQEEVEKMFEQAGFTLLRNAHVVIQHHGDQIAIVGLDDALTGKPNLATAMEGLDEDIWKLLLMHEPDYADRAASNGFGLQLSGHSHGGQVRFPWIGALSAPRGAQKFVKGLYYVGWTKMPVYVNRGFGMTHLPIRFLCRPEVTVFRLQSHQT; encoded by the coding sequence ATGGCAAGGGTGCCGTATAAGAGCAATAAGGGAACGCCAATTAGGCGTGGAGTCGATAAGAATGAGACAGAGCAGCCCCTTTTTCCTGGTCAGGAAAAGGATCATGATCCCTCCCGGCGAAGTACAAAGTTACGGACAATTCTAATGACAGCGATCGCAACTGTGTTTACAGGTGGATATGCGCTATGGGAGCCGCGACGTGTGGAAGTAAAGCAGGTGCAATTGAATCTCCCTAAACTTCCCGGTGCCTTTGATGGGTTGCGACTCATTCAGTTTAGTGATGCTCATATCGGATTCCATACTGGGGTGAAGCAGATCGAGAAGCTGGCGGTTATGATTCAAGAACAGCAGCCGGATCTGATATGTTTTACGGGAGATATTGTGGAGCGAGATGCAGAACCTATGCGGGAGTGTATTCCAGCTCTGTCTTCCATGCATGCTAAGTTTGGGAAGTTTGCAATATTCGGTAATCATGATTACCGGGGGAAGCAGCAAGAAGAAGTGGAGAAGATGTTTGAGCAGGCTGGCTTTACCTTACTTCGGAATGCTCATGTAGTTATCCAACATCATGGGGATCAAATAGCTATCGTAGGATTAGATGATGCATTAACGGGCAAGCCTAATTTGGCTACAGCTATGGAAGGTCTGGATGAAGACATCTGGAAATTGTTACTCATGCATGAACCCGACTATGCGGATAGAGCAGCTTCAAATGGTTTTGGATTACAGTTGTCTGGGCATAGCCACGGCGGCCAGGTTCGTTTTCCGTGGATTGGAGCGTTATCTGCTCCTCGTGGTGCACAAAAATTTGTAAAAGGATTGTATTATGTCGGTTGGACGAAAATGCCGGTGTATGTCAATCGAGGGTTCGGAATGACCCATCTCCCCATTCGTTTTTTGTGCAGACCCGAAGTCACTGTATTTCGTTTGCAGAGTCATCAAACATAA